The following are from one region of the Sardina pilchardus chromosome 4, fSarPil1.1, whole genome shotgun sequence genome:
- the LOC134077993 gene encoding SPEG neighbor protein-like translates to MSKAKAAPPPGCTLDIKDPQVQEAAIRIQASYRGHRSRKELREKGPPKFLLELKDVVLLEGSAAKLECRVSAFPDPFIVWSKDGAELKDGPKYRYVFEDPDVVALVVRDGVLADLGKYTVTIKNPFGMTSGSACILIEVPAKVTKGPDSVKAKKGTTVVLKADIAGEPPPDVGWLKDGEDIEEDNRIFYDIGDTNTILTIQNAQRSDAGKYEVFVENNFGTDQSFARVDIQ, encoded by the exons ATGTCCAAGGCCAAGGCTGCACCCCCTCCTGGGTGCACTCTTGACATAAAGGACCCTCAGGTCCAGGAGGCAGCTATTCGGATCCAGGCTTCATACCGAGGCCATAG ATCACGTAAGGAGCTTAGGGAGAAAGGCCCCCCTAAGTTCTTGCTGGAGCTGAAGGACGTTGTTCTTctggaaggcagcgctgccaagCTAGAGTGTCGGGTCAGCGCTTTCCCCGACCCCTTCATTGTCTGGTCGAAAGATGGAGCAGAGCTGAAAGACGGACCCAAGTACCGATATGTGTTTGAGGACCCGGACGTGGTGGCGCTGGTGGTGCGCGATGGTGTCTTGGCCGACCTGGGCAAATACACAGTGACCATCAAGAACCCCTTTGGCATGACGTCTGGATCTGCTTGTATTTTAATAGAGG TTCCTGCTAAGGTTACTAAAGGTCCAGATAGCGTAAAAGCCAAGAAAGGGACCACGGTGGTGCTCAAGGCAGACATAGCTGGGGAGCCCCCTCCAGATGTCGGTTGGCTGAAGGATGGTGAAGATATTGAGGAGGATAACAG AATATTCTATGACATCGGGGACACCAACACCATCCTCACCATACAAAACGCACAACGTTCGGATGCTGGAAAATACGAGGTCTTTGTGGAAAACAATTTTGGCACCGACCAGTCCTTTGCTCGTGTCGACATCCAGTGA